GTGGGATAAAAGTGCTGTGTGAGGGTGCTGAGCACCAATGGGGGCtgtgcagctgggctggggggtgTGTGGCTGCTGGGACGAGCAGGGAGGGTGGTGCAGGGGCTCCCAGTGTGAGGCAGGTGAGGATTGGGATTAGTCGGGGTTTCCACATACGGGATTCATGTTCTTTGTGGAGCCACCTTGCTTACTGCAATAAGATTTGGTCTTAGGCCAGGTACTTGGCTAcctcttcctcctcagagcagaAGAATGCCTTGCCCAAGCCACAGCTCAGAGTGGCTCCCTGTGTTCTCTCTAGGAATGGCTACAAGTTCCTCTACTGCTCAGCCAGGGCTATTGGCATGGCCCACATCACCAAAGGCTACCTCAAATGGGTCAACGAGCAAGGCTGTGGCCTCCCCATGGGCCCCATGCTGCTTTCCCCCAGTAGCCTCTTGTCTGCCTTCCACAGGTACTTTCTTTTCCTGCACTTCCTGTAACCCTGGGACAGCACCCCCTTCCCCAGCTTGACCCTGAGGGTTGTCCTGGCCTTGACCTGCTCTGCCCTCCTTGGTGCACAATGCCTTTggtgggaggcagcaggggagcTGCCTGGCCTTGCTGGAGCTTCACAGTGGAGCTTCTGATGCACAAAACCTCTTCCCCTTCAAATCActtccctgagccctgacagcTTTGGTGCCACAGTCCTGGCCAGCTGATGGCACTGTGACCGTGTCTCTTGTGCTGCAGGGAGGTGATTGAGAAGAACCCAGAGGTGTTCAAGGTCCCCTGCTTGACAGACATCCGAAAACTGTTTGCTACAAAGTTTCCCTTCTACGCAGGCTTTGGGAACAGGCCCAATGTgagtgtgtccccaggtgtgcagggggGCTCAGGCTGGGTGCTGGtgccttcctgcagctctcatGCCATGCTGGCCTTCCTTGGGCAGGATGTCTACGCCTACAAGCAAGTGGGGCTGCCAGAGAGCCGCATATTCACAGTAAACCCCAAAGGAGAGCTGATCCAGGAGCTCTCAAAGAACCAAAAGTCAACGTAAGCAAAGTGTTTGTTCCTCTGCATCTTCAGGATGAACCAGCTTTGATGCAGAGAAACATCAAACAAACACCCAGTGACCCCAATGTAACTTCTTTCTTACCCCCACAGGTATGAGGAGCTGTCGGAGCTGGTGGAGGTCTTCTTCCCTCCtgtgggacagagggagagcacTGCTCTGATGTCCTCAGAGCACAGCCAGTTTGCCTACTGGAGACCTCCACTGCCTGATGATGACTTGAATGGCTCGCCCTAACCCCATCCCTGTGGAGACCTGACCCAGAGTCTCCTGCGTGTTCTTTGCCAGGACTAAATGCTCCAGATGCACCTCATCCTCCCTGTTTGCTGCTTGGGCATTTTGCACTTGTAATAGAGGTCATGACACCCCTTAGCAGGAAGCCTAAGGGGGTAAGAGAGAGTTCTGACTCTATAAAAACTCCAATTGCTAAACACAATTTCCTGAAAGTTGTGTCTTTTTTGGTGTTTGTAGCTCCTCTAAAGCCTGGCTCTTTTTTAAAGGTGGTGGCTTTTCACTGTTGTATTTATTGATGAGCCTCTGACATAGCTATTACTACCTTTGGTATGACCAGTGCTCCAGACAGTCCAGCTACCTGCAGTTTGGTAGCTGAAACTGCCCACCAACTTGTAAAGGTCGATGGAAGGTGCTGGAGTTTTGAGTGTTCTGAACAAAACCCAATAATAAACAGTGCCTTAATCAAGGCTGTCTCTTGCAGCCCTGTGCATAGAAGTGGGAGCCAGGCTGCAACTCCTTTCTAAAATGTGATTGGTCTTATTCAAGCATCCTACCAAGTGGGTCCTGGGGGTGATGCGATCTGCTTCTATCAAGACCAGGTTGCTAGGAGCCTCATCCCCCCTTCTCCTCCCACCACAGACCCTgttgaacactctgtccccatCTTTCCTAAGGGACCCTTCAAGTCCTGCACAGTCGCAGTGAGGCCTCCCCATGgcctctcttctccaggctgagcatccccaacTCTCTCTTCTTGGGAGGTTACAAAGTAAAACAAAGGCAGAAGCACTGCTGGGCACCTTCCTCCAGTCTGGCATCTACCTTCTCCTTCTCTGACCCCTGTGTGTATGTCATCTTGTCTGCCACTTCTGGAAGCCACACAAGTCATTTTGATCCTGGAAACCTCAGCaagaaatactttatttttttcctttccagtacAAACagtttttcagcttttaaaatctgaacAAATAGACATGGTTTTAAAAACAATAGAACAGTCTTTTAACAGGATCAGTTATCAACTGCCTCAGAAAGCTGCCCATGCAAGCACAACCCCATGGGCAGCATTTCCTTACTTTgcaagcaatttttaaaaaatgcccaTTTTGTACAAAgttcctttcattttttaaacatGAATAGCTGAGAACTGAAATAACAAACTGTCCATAGCTTCAAGTGACTAGTCAGGAATAGTCCAAACATAGCACCATTTTCCAGAAGGTCAGACTTCTTCCTTGTCCTAGTTTTGTAATGGCCAGTTCTGGCTCCCTCTTTTCTGGGGAAGCTGTTCCTGTTCACCCACTCtaacccagccctggctggggaacAGGTAGCCTGGCCCTTGGCTTGGTTTTCTCTTTGGTTTTCTCCCTGGTGTGAGTGGATGGAAAAGGGGCTTAGGCAGGATGCTCCCCCTGCAGGGTGAGGGCTCCCCTGGCCCTTCACAAAGTCCTCAAGGTTGCCTTGAGACTCCTTCCTCAGgctggaggaaaaaataagTTTTGTTGTCTAAGAGCAGGTTTTGCAGGATGCCCAAAGGCAGCAGGAGGTTGTTCCTCAGCTGGAGAAGTGTCTCAGCAGCTGGAGGGTAGCTCCAAATCAGCAAAGCCCAGAGCAGTGAGAGTGAATTCTGGTGCTGCAAGCACCTGGCCAGGGGTGGGCAAGTGGTGAGGGAGCAATTTGTCCTCTCCATGCTTCCACAGCTCATGCTCATCTGGAAGGGGACTGAGCTTTGACTGCCTCAGGGAATATGGTGTGGCTACTTgactcagtgatccttgtggTCCTCCCTAAACTGGAAGCATGCTTAAGGGAGCTCACCCAgattttctgggggaaaaaggtGCCCAGATGCatctctgctgggagcagctgctggtttgGAGCTCTGCTAgtcagagcacagagctgctccttcaTGCAATCAGGGGGCATCAAGGAGGGAATGATGGtgatgagcagggacagcctgcTGAGGGTGACAGGCACTGTGTGAGAGCCTGGCTGGTTTGGGAGGTTCATAAGCTACAATGCTGAGACAAAAGTATGTTCCTCTTCTATAAAGTGCCAGAGTTACTTGGATGGAGGCTCTTTAATTTCCTCCTCAGCCTGGTAATGAAGTCCCCACTGGCTGATCAGCAgagggtgcccatggtgggctCCTAGGGAGAGGTGGATTCTGTGTGCAACAGCTCTGTAGGacaaggctggagctgctcaggaaCATGGACAATGTTTTCCAGCCTGCCTATTTGTGGGAAAGCAGAGTCAAACTGGGCAAATGATGTGGGTTTTTCATTCTGAGCTGAGAACAGGCCTCCAGAGGTGTTCTCACAGATGGCTTGCCTGGTTCCACATTGGTGTTGGTCCCAGGGCTACTGGCATCTCACTGGGATCAGAAGAGCATGAGGAGGACACAGGCTCCTGCTCGTCCACTGCTGCACTcacaccctgcagcagctggaactCTCCTGCCTGGGATGACATGATGGAGTTCACAGCTTAAGCAATAAAACAggagagagccagagctggaggACAGgactgctctgtgcccagcttGGTCTCTGCAGAGACCTATGGACACATCTCTCCTCAGGGAAGACACGTGTTTTCCATAACCAtcatgtcagtcccaggtgtaGCCAGAGAGCCCAGCAAAGTGGGATTGCAAAGCACAGCAACCCCAGAACCATGGGGCTCTCTCCAAACACTGCTGCCACTTTAGCTACTCGGTATGGGTCTTTGGAATCTGGCAGAGGACATGGGGGCAGCAGTAGGAAACTGGAATCAGATGAGCACCATGACACAGAATCATTCAAaattatacacacacataccatatatatatatatatgcatatgtgTTTTCCTAATGCACACCCTAATGCTCCATAAGGCATATGCATCTGCATGGAGGAGGGAGCATTATAAATGGATTTACCATACACAAGGAGGGCTGCCATCTCGGGGAAGGGAAGCCAGTTCCCGGAGGGACGTGTGAATACGTGTGTTCTTTGAAATCCACAATTCCtgtggtgagttttgttccctGCAAggagccctggctctgctcagtCTCTGGATTAAGATGCAGGTGGTCTTTAGGTCAGAGAAACTATTCCTCAGCTGATAACTACAGGGTTTTATTCTTCAAGAAACGATAAATCcacaaaaatgaaatgaaaaagaaatgtttctgcCTCCAGCTTACTCTTGAATTGTCCTTCTGGGGTCATCAGCCCAGGAGCCAAAGCAACACCCCCAGCCGGGAggcagtgacactgctgtgccagggtcAGGACAGTTGCTGAGCATCAGGAGGGGAGCACCAGCACGGTGGAGTTAAGGAGAAGTGGGACCAACAagattaagggaaaaaaaaatgtagcagcttttcataaaaaaaattatcccaaGAACTGTTGTCACATTGGAGTGAGTCTGTGTGATATAATTTAATCCTGTCCTTCACAGCAGGAGAAGGAAGACACATGGCATGGCAGTGTAGCTAGTGCTGCCTtctctctgccttctcctccaAGTGCCCGACCTGTTCTGCCAGCTCAGAGACCTTGGCTTGGCAGTCAAGCAAGTTGTCCTTCAGTCCTGTTATTTCCTGAGAGTGGGCAGCCAGTGTCCCGTTCATGTGGTCCATGTAGTCCCACAGACTGCCCGTGTGTTTCTCCAGTTCCTCCCTGATGTCATCCAGGCTGCTGGGGATGGCCCCCAGCCTGCCGCAGGCGCTCTCCACCCGCGCCACCCGCTCGTCGAAGCGAGAcacctcctgctgcaggctgtgggcCACGCTCTTGCAGGAGCTCAGGTCGCTGACAATCCTGGCTTTGAGTCGCTCCAGGTCTCCCTTGAGGTTCAGGACGCGGCggttgctgaagaaaagctGGGAACCTTGGTCGTTGACTTTCTCCTGGATGGAGTGGACCTCATCCTCAATCTTCCTCTCATGCTCATCTAGTGAGGAGTTGACATGTGTCACGGTGTCTGAGTACTGGGAAACGGAGTCCTTGAGCCCTGTCAGAGACTTGCTCACAGTGTTCAGGTTGATCTTCAGCAAGGTGATCTCCCCTTGCAAAGCCCCCGATGCCTCCTCCTCGATTCGCCGCTGGATCTCCAGGATGGTGGCGTTCAGCTTGCGCAGGAGGTCGTAATTGCTGTCCATCCGGAGGAGCAGGTCCTGGTTCTTGTTCTGGCAGTCCTCGATCTCCGTCCGAAAGGTCTCCACATCTTTGGAGGCAGAGgtgcagcccagggagcagGTGGTCTCCAGGGTGATGAGGCGGTTCTGCAACGCCTCCAGTGTCTCATCTGTCCGTTTCCTCATGCTGGCAAGCTCCCCTTCCAGCACAGGCACCACTGCTCCGTCCATGCCCATGGGAGAACTGACATTGTTCAGCTCCCCCACGATGGTCATGAACCTGTCCTCCAGGGTCTGCATTTTGTCTTCAAAAGCAGTCCTCATGCCATCCACCTCTGCCACCACTGTGCCTTTCATGCTGTCCTCTAtaccagagcagcagctccccattTCCCTCTCTGTGTCATTGAGCCTGGCTTCCAGGTCCTCGAAGCGCCCTTCAAAGAGGTTCCCTAGGGTGGCAGTGGAGATTTCTCCATCCAGGCGTGAGTGCAGGTTCTTCTGGGACTCAGAGATGCTGTGAAGGCCTTTCTCAAGGATGTTCATGCGATCCGTGAGGTAGTCCAGGTTGCTGCAGCAGCTTTCCACC
This Passer domesticus isolate bPasDom1 chromosome 16, bPasDom1.hap1, whole genome shotgun sequence DNA region includes the following protein-coding sequences:
- the EMILIN3 gene encoding EMILIN-3 isoform X1, giving the protein MRRARALRRRGALLACLSLGTLLALADAKGAFYPPAAPLPFGGRYSLYTAGSSPQLGAGKPVGKHKSYCAYVVQRNVTCTLQDGAESYVKAEYHKCSWGPKCPGKVLYRTFFRPKYKIGYKTVTELSWRCCPGFMGEGCHDSPTDQPGLLPQHPSPKMPPGQKMFPMPRLPPYPKSHPDLFPGPKKNQYGRKLPGLFGDRLDRLEEEVRRLSQSYDSLHTMVSGLGDRLRLAIQEDTTKMIGSLMNSPGTPDSSVGFGIIPDGLVDVADKADMATYPPVGDILTKVTEVSDVLKTKADLLHEVRGMVLDHDGQIKHLLESSRPSPLTSIDLLEEYVDTRLSSLRGELLDGFEKKLGKIQTTCDFRIQEVRQQCEEEKAANLRLQQTLDGKELEIKKEISQLETQIQGLTVVESCCSNLDYLTDRMNILEKGLHSISESQKNLHSRLDGEISTATLGNLFEGRFEDLEARLNDTEREMGSCCSGIEDSMKGTVVAEVDGMRTAFEDKMQTLEDRFMTIVGELNNVSSPMGMDGAVVPVLEGELASMRKRTDETLEALQNRLITLETTCSLGCTSASKDVETFRTEIEDCQNKNQDLLLRMDSNYDLLRKLNATILEIQRRIEEEASGALQGEITLLKINLNTVSKSLTGLKDSVSQYSDTVTHVNSSLDEHERKIEDEVHSIQEKVNDQGSQLFFSNRRVLNLKGDLERLKARIVSDLSSCKSVAHSLQQEVSRFDERVARVESACGRLGAIPSSLDDIREELEKHTGSLWDYMDHMNGTLAAHSQEITGLKDNLLDCQAKVSELAEQVGHLEEKAERRQH
- the EMILIN3 gene encoding EMILIN-3 isoform X2; its protein translation is MVQQELLEKRGHGLQVQHKDFSQASPCAQISHIQICDPALLLDKVVSLNCLLSLSPSPLLARYRTFFRPKYKIGYKTVTELSWRCCPGFMGEGCHDSPTDQPGLLPQHPSPKMPPGQKMFPMPRLPPYPKSHPDLFPGPKKNQYGRKLPGLFGDRLDRLEEEVRRLSQSYDSLHTMVSGLGDRLRLAIQEDTTKMIGSLMNSPGTPDSSVGFGIIPDGLVDVADKADMATYPPVGDILTKVTEVSDVLKTKADLLHEVRGMVLDHDGQIKHLLESSRPSPLTSIDLLEEYVDTRLSSLRGELLDGFEKKLGKIQTTCDFRIQEVRQQCEEEKAANLRLQQTLDGKELEIKKEISQLETQIQGLTVVESCCSNLDYLTDRMNILEKGLHSISESQKNLHSRLDGEISTATLGNLFEGRFEDLEARLNDTEREMGSCCSGIEDSMKGTVVAEVDGMRTAFEDKMQTLEDRFMTIVGELNNVSSPMGMDGAVVPVLEGELASMRKRTDETLEALQNRLITLETTCSLGCTSASKDVETFRTEIEDCQNKNQDLLLRMDSNYDLLRKLNATILEIQRRIEEEASGALQGEITLLKINLNTVSKSLTGLKDSVSQYSDTVTHVNSSLDEHERKIEDEVHSIQEKVNDQGSQLFFSNRRVLNLKGDLERLKARIVSDLSSCKSVAHSLQQEVSRFDERVARVESACGRLGAIPSSLDDIREELEKHTGSLWDYMDHMNGTLAAHSQEITGLKDNLLDCQAKVSELAEQVGHLEEKAERRQH